A section of the Dehalobacter sp. DCM genome encodes:
- a CDS encoding 4Fe-4S dicluster domain-containing protein — MSANALANQKYGLLIHYDFCTGCHSCEMACKKEYGLEQDQFGIKVAQYGPVQNSEKKWEFFYMPMLTDLCTLCAPRVAEGKLPTCVHHCQAKVMQYGTIDELAEQLKLTPKSALFAPKCNA; from the coding sequence ATGAGCGCAAACGCCTTAGCTAATCAAAAGTACGGGCTTTTAATTCATTACGATTTTTGCACAGGTTGCCATAGCTGTGAAATGGCCTGTAAAAAGGAATACGGTCTGGAACAAGATCAATTTGGAATTAAAGTAGCCCAATACGGTCCGGTCCAGAATAGTGAAAAGAAATGGGAATTCTTTTATATGCCGATGCTGACCGACTTGTGCACACTGTGCGCACCGCGTGTCGCTGAAGGAAAACTCCCGACCTGTGTCCACCATTGTCAGGCAAAAGTCATGCAGTATGGCACCATCGATGAATTGGCTGAGCAATTAAAGTTAACCCCAAAATCGGCCCTTTTTGCACCGAAATGCAATGCGTGA
- a CDS encoding molybdopterin-dependent oxidoreductase, protein MPFGKVSTPVQWEEDGYTVTRTNSWSAPGDHPTGAGMKLYVKDGILEKVEGDPEHSILKGALPIRMLSLPEYVYNPDRVIYPMKRDPKKRGDNTAWERISWDEAYDMIVGKVKEYTEKFNSNSIITFVGTGREAGNWGPTISCRVFNSPNICYMQSGWSCYGPRMAVTSYVLGAPYPEVDYAAQFPDSYDDPRYTYPGCILLWGKEPLKSNPDGFWGHSLVDMMKKGTKFITVDPRLTFEAANSEFWLQPRPGTDTALAMAFLNVIINEELYDYDFVENWTFGFEEFTKRIQDMPPAKAAEICGVPEEKIIGAARFFAKSKPGAVQWGLAIDQNPNGVQLGECLIAIMAICGCIDVPGGNVMGAIDIGGLGSGYSDLDPQDKINEQIGVDEFPALVRTLQFTDPDSVLDQLESGAPFKLKMGFFTSANAIANPCNVPKRWENALNTLEFNVATDIFINPTISATCDLFLPVNTYAERDMYVATHYGAVGLWIGGIKKAITVGEAKSDVEILRTLGKKLRPELWQYDTDVEYINDQKLKTLGITMEELWEHGWWHVDYEYQKYAKGKLRADGLPGFMTPTGKIELYSTMIEAWGDDPMPYYKEPPTSPVSTPEYAAEYPLVLSTGARTWSYFHSEGRMVPKLREVEPNPLVDINPKDAKKYGIIDGDWVWLENSYGKCKMKASVQPGQKEGALAAQHGWWYPERDASAPELFGVYEVNVNNLTPYKTVGVLGFGAPYKCLMCKIYKA, encoded by the coding sequence ATGCCTTTTGGAAAAGTGAGTACCCCTGTCCAATGGGAGGAAGACGGTTATACCGTAACCCGGACTAATTCCTGGTCAGCCCCCGGCGACCACCCGACGGGTGCCGGCATGAAGCTCTATGTCAAGGACGGTATTCTGGAGAAAGTGGAGGGCGACCCCGAGCATTCGATCTTAAAAGGAGCACTTCCGATCCGGATGCTGTCTTTACCGGAATATGTCTATAACCCCGACCGCGTCATCTACCCGATGAAACGCGACCCTAAAAAACGTGGTGATAATACTGCCTGGGAACGCATTTCCTGGGATGAGGCCTACGACATGATCGTGGGTAAAGTCAAAGAATATACTGAGAAATTCAACAGCAATAGCATTATTACCTTCGTCGGCACAGGCCGGGAAGCGGGTAACTGGGGCCCGACGATCTCCTGCCGGGTTTTCAACAGCCCGAATATTTGCTATATGCAAAGCGGTTGGTCCTGCTATGGACCTCGTATGGCTGTAACATCGTATGTCCTTGGCGCCCCGTATCCAGAAGTGGATTATGCAGCCCAGTTCCCGGACAGCTATGATGATCCCCGTTACACATACCCCGGATGTATCCTGCTTTGGGGCAAAGAACCGCTTAAATCCAATCCGGATGGTTTCTGGGGACATTCGCTGGTTGATATGATGAAAAAAGGCACTAAGTTCATTACGGTCGATCCGCGACTCACCTTTGAAGCAGCCAATTCCGAGTTTTGGCTTCAGCCGCGTCCGGGCACAGACACAGCGCTGGCGATGGCGTTCCTGAATGTCATCATCAATGAAGAGCTTTATGATTATGACTTTGTGGAAAACTGGACCTTCGGTTTTGAAGAGTTTACCAAACGCATTCAGGATATGCCTCCGGCCAAAGCAGCAGAAATTTGCGGTGTACCGGAAGAAAAAATCATTGGCGCTGCCCGTTTCTTTGCGAAGAGCAAACCGGGTGCAGTCCAATGGGGACTGGCTATTGACCAAAATCCGAACGGTGTTCAGCTCGGAGAATGTCTGATTGCGATCATGGCTATTTGCGGCTGCATTGACGTTCCTGGCGGCAATGTTATGGGCGCGATTGATATCGGCGGCTTAGGTTCAGGATACAGTGACCTCGATCCCCAGGATAAAATCAATGAGCAAATCGGTGTCGATGAGTTCCCGGCTCTGGTGCGGACACTTCAGTTTACCGACCCGGACAGTGTTCTGGATCAGTTGGAATCCGGCGCGCCGTTTAAACTGAAAATGGGCTTCTTCACCTCTGCCAACGCCATTGCCAATCCGTGCAATGTTCCCAAACGCTGGGAAAACGCGCTCAATACGCTGGAGTTTAACGTGGCCACGGATATCTTTATAAATCCAACTATCTCCGCAACCTGCGACCTGTTTTTACCGGTTAATACCTATGCCGAAAGAGACATGTATGTTGCTACCCATTACGGGGCAGTCGGGCTTTGGATCGGCGGTATCAAGAAAGCCATTACCGTGGGCGAAGCCAAGAGTGATGTGGAAATCCTGCGTACCCTCGGCAAAAAGCTCCGGCCCGAACTTTGGCAGTATGACACGGATGTTGAATACATCAACGACCAGAAACTGAAAACCCTCGGTATTACCATGGAAGAACTCTGGGAACATGGCTGGTGGCATGTGGACTACGAATACCAGAAATACGCCAAAGGCAAACTGCGTGCAGACGGACTGCCTGGGTTCATGACACCTACCGGCAAAATTGAGCTTTACTCCACCATGATTGAAGCCTGGGGTGATGATCCCATGCCTTACTACAAGGAACCCCCGACCAGCCCCGTGTCCACCCCCGAATATGCAGCGGAATATCCCCTCGTCTTGAGTACCGGCGCAAGGACCTGGTCCTATTTCCACTCCGAAGGGCGTATGGTTCCTAAATTAAGGGAAGTTGAACCTAATCCGCTGGTTGACATTAACCCCAAAGACGCCAAAAAATACGGTATCATCGACGGTGATTGGGTCTGGCTGGAAAACTCCTATGGCAAATGCAAAATGAAGGCCTCTGTCCAACCGGGCCAAAAAGAAGGCGCGTTAGCCGCCCAGCATGGCTGGTGGTACCCGGAACGCGATGCCAGCGCCCCGGAATTGTTCGGTGTGTACGAGGTCAATGTTAACAATCTGACACCGTACAAAACGGTTGGTGTCCTGGGCTTCGGTGCCCCGTATAAATGTCTGATGTGTAAAATTTATAAGGCTTAG
- a CDS encoding 4Fe-4S dicluster domain-containing protein — protein MSDYGLLIDYKYCTGCHSCEVACKLRLNLPDGQYGIKLIDDKPWQIDEDTWEYKWLPVPTKLCDLCADRIEAGKTPTCVLHCCAHVMEYGKVEDLAVRMKELGSRTVLFVP, from the coding sequence ATGTCCGATTATGGATTATTGATCGACTATAAATATTGTACCGGGTGCCACAGCTGTGAAGTCGCCTGCAAATTAAGGCTGAATCTTCCCGATGGGCAATATGGGATTAAGCTCATCGACGATAAGCCCTGGCAGATCGATGAGGATACCTGGGAATACAAATGGCTGCCCGTACCAACCAAGCTGTGCGATCTGTGTGCAGACCGGATAGAGGCCGGGAAAACCCCGACCTGTGTCCTGCACTGCTGTGCGCATGTCATGGAGTACGGCAAAGTAGAAGACCTTGCGGTCAGAATGAAGGAGCTGGGTTCCAGAACCGTTCTCTTTGTACCCTGA
- a CDS encoding DUF3102 domain-containing protein, whose translation MPTDRTPAVIAGEIAAIKAQTRKILLISAVEVGRRLQEAKELIPYGEYGKWLENDVDYSERVAYKLIQIAEEYGPGLSVLSETDMSTVPLAKLGYSQAYALLGIPAEERAEFIAELDIEHLSVSALQQAIMDRNNALEENSVLAKKLGSNLEVHQDKVSSLTEERDQAKKEADVREKALWEEQSKVTQLQRQLAALQDENIAARRIKEIETERDITRINHAMALADARYDLIVKGFNDLFSAIKEMAGADPKATKLFINQTNDFIAKTARKLKQFEKNAGTTPLI comes from the coding sequence ATGCCAACTGATAGAACACCGGCTGTCATCGCCGGTGAAATCGCCGCCATTAAAGCGCAAACCAGAAAGATCTTGCTTATCAGTGCCGTTGAGGTCGGACGGCGTTTGCAGGAAGCCAAGGAATTGATCCCTTATGGGGAATACGGCAAATGGTTGGAGAATGATGTTGATTACTCAGAGCGTGTAGCCTATAAGCTGATACAGATCGCCGAAGAATATGGACCCGGGCTGTCCGTACTATCCGAAACCGATATGAGCACTGTGCCATTGGCCAAACTTGGGTACAGTCAGGCGTATGCCCTTTTGGGGATTCCCGCTGAGGAACGGGCGGAATTTATCGCGGAGTTGGATATCGAACATTTGTCAGTGAGCGCACTGCAGCAGGCAATCATGGACAGGAATAATGCTCTTGAAGAGAACTCCGTTTTGGCAAAAAAACTGGGGTCCAATCTGGAGGTCCATCAAGATAAAGTCTCCAGCTTAACAGAGGAACGCGATCAGGCCAAAAAAGAGGCCGATGTGAGAGAAAAGGCTTTATGGGAAGAGCAAAGCAAAGTCACGCAGCTACAGCGGCAACTGGCCGCACTTCAAGATGAAAACATCGCTGCCCGCCGCATCAAAGAGATTGAGACTGAGCGCGATATCACCCGTATCAACCACGCCATGGCACTGGCTGACGCCCGCTACGATCTGATCGTCAAAGGCTTTAATGATCTGTTTAGTGCGATTAAGGAAATGGCTGGCGCGGACCCCAAGGCGACTAAACTTTTTATAAATCAAACAAATGACTTTATTGCCAAGACAGCGCGCAAATTAAAGCAGTTCGAAAAGAATGCAGGTACGACGCCATTAATTTAA
- a CDS encoding molybdopterin-dependent oxidoreductase, producing the protein MYHNRSEYYDSRKDQFQWKDGEYTVTRTSTWSGPGCHDGCGVVYYTKDDKLVKVEGDPNNPFNQGRLCMRCLAMPEAVNHLDRLKYPMKRIGKRGENKWQRISWDEAYDIIEEKVRAIWQDYGAESIVGMIGTGRNCCWQTPYLTYAAFGSPNFCLGFLSGDSCFMPRSAQMATMNGDFLIADCSQQFEDRYDNPEWRVPEVFLVWGNNTIVSNADGFFGHWIVECMEKGSKLIVVDPALTWLASRAEYWLQLRPGTDAALALSMLNVIIQEDLYDHEFVEKWCFGFEQLAERAAEFPAEKVAEITWVPQNIIEEAARMYAQAKPAAVQWGLAVDQSILGISTAQSINALWSITGNVDIPGGNIIIRNAFDQVVAYNYGLHETLSEEMIAKRLGSLDYPMKAAAGFSSTAHGDSVLKAIESGKPYPVRMLWFQSTNPIANMAAEAPRVYAAIKSVDFVVVADLFMTPTAVAFADVVLPCAMSAERDTQRVWWTPMRTMTKVTQYYECKSDDTIVTELGKRLKPENFPWDDDRGWSNHIFQHECTGIDITFEELEKKVYAYPTFEYKKYEKGLLRYDGQPGFNTGTGKIELYSTYFEAWGYDPLPWYQEPPESPYSTPELFKQYPLVLTTGARSYEFFHSEHRQLKTMREFHPDPLVEINNETAEELGIQNGDWVWIENMRGRCKQKAKIVNYLHPKVVRAEHGWWFPEKDAAEPSLFGVFDSNINNLTQQDKNGPTGYGAPYKNQICKIYKVTEENSKVMPTTVVTQQGGFGYVKL; encoded by the coding sequence GTGTATCACAACAGATCGGAATACTATGACAGCCGCAAAGACCAATTTCAATGGAAAGACGGCGAGTACACCGTAACACGGACATCCACCTGGTCCGGCCCGGGCTGCCATGACGGCTGCGGTGTTGTTTACTACACCAAGGACGATAAGCTCGTTAAAGTGGAAGGCGACCCGAATAACCCGTTCAACCAGGGCAGATTGTGCATGCGCTGTCTGGCGATGCCGGAAGCCGTCAATCATCTGGACCGTTTAAAATACCCCATGAAACGGATCGGTAAACGCGGTGAAAATAAATGGCAGCGGATATCCTGGGATGAAGCCTATGACATTATTGAAGAAAAAGTACGCGCTATTTGGCAGGATTATGGTGCGGAAAGCATTGTTGGCATGATCGGTACAGGGCGTAACTGCTGCTGGCAGACACCGTATCTGACCTATGCTGCCTTTGGCAGTCCGAACTTCTGCCTGGGCTTCTTAAGCGGAGATTCCTGCTTTATGCCTAGATCGGCGCAAATGGCCACCATGAACGGCGATTTTCTGATCGCAGACTGCTCGCAGCAATTTGAAGATCGCTATGATAATCCGGAGTGGAGAGTACCGGAAGTATTTTTAGTCTGGGGCAACAACACCATCGTTTCCAACGCCGACGGTTTCTTCGGCCACTGGATCGTCGAATGTATGGAGAAAGGCTCCAAATTGATCGTCGTTGACCCGGCCTTGACCTGGCTGGCATCCAGAGCGGAATATTGGCTGCAGCTCCGGCCTGGTACAGATGCTGCGCTAGCCCTTTCTATGCTCAATGTCATTATCCAAGAAGATCTTTATGACCATGAATTTGTAGAAAAATGGTGTTTCGGGTTCGAACAATTAGCAGAAAGAGCAGCAGAGTTCCCTGCGGAAAAGGTCGCTGAAATTACTTGGGTACCACAGAATATCATTGAGGAAGCGGCACGGATGTATGCCCAAGCCAAGCCGGCAGCTGTCCAGTGGGGTCTCGCTGTGGATCAATCCATCCTCGGGATCTCTACAGCCCAATCCATCAATGCGCTCTGGTCGATCACCGGCAATGTCGATATCCCCGGCGGCAATATCATTATCCGCAATGCGTTTGATCAGGTTGTAGCCTATAATTACGGTTTGCATGAAACCTTGTCCGAAGAAATGATAGCTAAACGCTTAGGATCTCTGGATTATCCGATGAAAGCCGCAGCGGGCTTCAGCTCGACAGCTCACGGCGATTCCGTGCTTAAAGCCATCGAGTCCGGCAAGCCGTATCCGGTCAGGATGCTTTGGTTTCAAAGCACCAATCCGATTGCCAATATGGCGGCGGAGGCTCCCAGGGTCTATGCGGCGATCAAATCAGTCGATTTTGTTGTCGTCGCCGACCTCTTCATGACACCGACAGCCGTTGCGTTTGCCGATGTGGTCCTGCCTTGCGCCATGAGTGCGGAACGCGATACGCAGCGTGTCTGGTGGACCCCGATGCGGACCATGACCAAGGTAACACAATATTACGAATGTAAGTCCGACGATACGATCGTCACCGAACTCGGCAAGCGTCTGAAACCGGAGAATTTCCCATGGGATGATGACCGTGGTTGGAGCAACCATATTTTCCAACATGAGTGCACAGGCATTGACATCACCTTTGAGGAACTCGAGAAAAAAGTCTACGCCTATCCTACGTTTGAATACAAGAAATATGAAAAGGGACTCCTGCGCTATGACGGCCAGCCCGGATTCAATACCGGTACAGGAAAGATCGAGCTATACTCCACCTACTTTGAAGCATGGGGCTATGACCCGCTTCCGTGGTATCAGGAACCACCCGAAAGTCCGTATTCCACACCGGAACTATTCAAACAATACCCGCTCGTTCTTACCACAGGGGCTCGCTCCTATGAATTCTTCCACTCCGAACACCGTCAGTTAAAAACGATGCGGGAATTCCATCCGGACCCGCTTGTTGAAATCAACAATGAGACGGCGGAAGAATTGGGTATTCAAAACGGCGACTGGGTCTGGATCGAAAATATGCGGGGCCGCTGTAAACAAAAAGCCAAAATTGTCAATTATCTTCATCCCAAGGTTGTCCGGGCTGAACACGGTTGGTGGTTCCCGGAAAAGGATGCGGCAGAACCCAGTTTATTCGGGGTGTTTGATTCCAACATCAACAACCTGACCCAGCAGGATAAAAACGGTCCTACCGGATACGGCGCGCCGTATAAGAACCAGATTTGCAAAATTTATAAAGTAACGGAAGAAAACAGTAAAGTCATGCCGACGACAGTGGTTACTCAGCAAGGAGGATTTGGTTATGTCAAATTATAA
- a CDS encoding oxidoreductase has translation MSNYNRYGLLIDLDFCTGCHTCEVACKQALDLPTGQFGIKVHQEGPRKLENGKWEYTFVPFPTSLCNLCEDRVKVGKLPSCVHHCSPGIMHYGTIEELTAKANAKPHMVLFAPQ, from the coding sequence ATGTCAAATTATAATCGCTATGGATTGCTTATCGATTTAGATTTTTGCACCGGGTGTCACACCTGCGAAGTAGCCTGCAAACAAGCGTTAGATCTTCCTACAGGCCAGTTTGGAATTAAAGTTCACCAGGAGGGACCCCGTAAATTAGAAAATGGCAAGTGGGAGTACACCTTTGTCCCGTTCCCGACATCACTCTGCAATTTATGTGAGGACAGAGTCAAAGTCGGCAAACTGCCTTCCTGCGTTCACCATTGCTCGCCGGGAATCATGCACTATGGGACCATTGAGGAACTGACCGCAAAAGCAAACGCCAAACCGCATATGGTACTTTTTGCCCCCCAATGA
- a CDS encoding molybdopterin-dependent oxidoreductase: MMSTYDELYRKEWQWQEGDLTVTRSMQWSGPGCHNGCGLLYYTKDNKIVKIEGDPNSPYNQGRLCMRCLNLTESLEHKDRLKWPLKRIGERGENKWQRISWNEALDIIEANVRKIQKEYGPESICGMVGTGRNICWQVPLLTYAGFGSPNFGYSFLSGDSCFSPRAAFIAVTHGDFSVCDCSQFHEDRYDNPEYKVPEVILIWGNNPIHSNSDDFLGHWIVELMKRGTRLIVVDPKLTWLAGRAEYWLQLRPGTDAALGLGMLNVIINENLYDQEFVEKWTYGFEELAERVRQYPVDKVAEITWVPKEQIEEAARFFAQAKPGAIQWGLKVDQSVAGVPAAQAIATIGAICGFIDIPGSNIYIRDAYDILSSYGTGYEEFLSPEMRAKRLGDEKYPLKRMGVGPTAHADSVLVALETGKPYPVKMLWIQTSNPIANMGADAPRLYKAIRTTDFNVVVDLYMTPTAVACADLVLPAGMSPERNGYKTWWHPLRSTSKIVQYYECKSDEQIVLEVGKRLAPQNFPWETDIDLINWMFSRSATYKEDFQTLQQKVTDYQKYEYKKYEKGLLRFDGETGFNTPTGKLELYSTLFAEWGLDPLPYFEEPPYSPVSTPLKSKEYPFILTTGARSLEFFHSEHRQLKTMREFHPDPLFDINSEIAAEMGIQEGDWCWLENHNGRCRQRAHLDPALSRKVIRAEHGWWFPEMEGSEPALFGVFDSNSNNLTEQCQNGPTGYGAPYANTICKVYKATEENSLDLPSLVVTRKGGF; this comes from the coding sequence ATGATGTCAACTTATGATGAACTTTACCGTAAAGAATGGCAGTGGCAGGAGGGAGACCTTACGGTAACCCGGTCGATGCAGTGGTCCGGCCCAGGCTGCCACAACGGCTGCGGTCTGCTTTATTACACAAAGGATAATAAAATTGTCAAAATTGAAGGAGACCCAAACAGCCCCTACAATCAGGGCCGACTCTGCATGCGCTGTCTGAATCTCACGGAATCCTTGGAACATAAAGACCGTTTGAAATGGCCGCTGAAACGAATCGGTGAACGTGGCGAGAATAAATGGCAGCGGATCAGCTGGAACGAAGCGCTCGATATTATTGAAGCGAACGTCCGTAAAATCCAGAAGGAATACGGTCCAGAATCCATCTGCGGTATGGTTGGAACCGGAAGGAATATTTGCTGGCAAGTCCCGCTCTTAACCTACGCCGGATTCGGCAGCCCGAACTTTGGTTATTCGTTCTTAAGCGGCGATTCCTGTTTCTCCCCGCGGGCCGCTTTTATCGCGGTTACGCATGGGGACTTCTCAGTCTGCGACTGCTCACAGTTCCATGAAGATCGTTATGATAACCCGGAATACAAGGTTCCCGAAGTCATTCTGATTTGGGGCAATAACCCGATTCACAGTAACAGTGATGACTTTCTCGGACACTGGATCGTCGAACTTATGAAACGTGGAACGAGATTAATCGTCGTCGATCCGAAGCTGACTTGGCTGGCTGGCAGGGCAGAATATTGGCTCCAGCTCAGACCTGGAACAGACGCAGCTCTTGGGTTGGGAATGCTGAACGTAATTATCAATGAAAATCTCTACGACCAAGAGTTTGTGGAAAAATGGACTTATGGTTTTGAAGAACTGGCGGAAAGAGTCCGGCAATATCCGGTTGACAAAGTTGCGGAAATCACCTGGGTTCCGAAAGAACAAATTGAAGAAGCGGCCCGTTTCTTTGCCCAAGCCAAACCCGGCGCTATTCAGTGGGGGCTAAAGGTAGACCAGTCCGTGGCGGGGGTACCGGCAGCACAGGCCATCGCAACTATCGGTGCGATTTGCGGATTTATCGATATCCCCGGCAGTAATATCTATATCCGGGACGCCTATGATATCCTGTCGTCTTACGGAACAGGCTATGAAGAATTCTTATCCCCGGAAATGCGGGCGAAACGGTTGGGCGACGAGAAATATCCCCTGAAGAGAATGGGAGTTGGGCCGACAGCCCATGCGGATTCCGTGCTGGTGGCGCTGGAAACCGGCAAACCTTACCCGGTTAAAATGCTGTGGATCCAAACCAGCAACCCTATCGCCAATATGGGTGCCGACGCGCCGCGCTTGTATAAAGCAATCCGTACGACCGATTTTAATGTCGTCGTGGATCTTTATATGACGCCGACCGCAGTCGCATGTGCAGATTTAGTACTGCCCGCCGGGATGAGTCCGGAAAGAAACGGCTATAAGACCTGGTGGCATCCGCTCCGTTCCACCTCAAAAATCGTTCAGTACTACGAGTGCAAATCGGATGAACAGATCGTGCTGGAAGTCGGTAAACGTCTGGCACCGCAAAACTTCCCGTGGGAAACGGATATCGATTTAATTAACTGGATGTTCAGCCGCAGCGCCACATACAAAGAGGATTTCCAAACCTTACAGCAAAAGGTTACGGACTATCAAAAGTACGAGTATAAGAAATACGAGAAGGGACTCCTGCGCTTCGACGGTGAGACCGGTTTCAATACCCCGACCGGCAAACTGGAATTATATAGCACACTCTTTGCGGAGTGGGGCTTAGATCCGCTGCCATATTTTGAAGAGCCTCCGTATAGTCCTGTTTCTACGCCGCTGAAATCCAAAGAATATCCGTTTATCTTAACAACGGGTGCCCGGTCACTGGAATTCTTCCACTCCGAACACCGACAACTCAAAACCATGCGGGAATTCCATCCGGATCCGCTCTTTGATATCAATAGCGAAATCGCTGCTGAGATGGGAATTCAGGAAGGCGATTGGTGCTGGCTTGAAAACCATAACGGCCGCTGCCGGCAAAGAGCCCATCTCGATCCGGCCCTCAGCCGCAAAGTTATCCGTGCCGAACATGGCTGGTGGTTCCCGGAAATGGAAGGTTCTGAACCGGCCTTGTTTGGTGTGTTCGATTCCAATTCCAATAATCTGACGGAACAATGCCAAAACGGTCCGACAGGCTATGGTGCGCCATATGCCAACACGATCTGTAAGGTTTACAAAGCCACGGAAGAGAATAGCCTTGACCTTCCCAGCTTAGTCGTCACACGCAAAGGAGGATTCTAG
- a CDS encoding 4Fe-4S dicluster domain-containing protein — protein MSSDRYGLLIDYEFCTGCHACEVACKKELNLVVGQWGLKVYQDGPRKLENGKWEYNFLPVPTSLCNLCADRVKEGRKPTCVHHCQAGVIEYGTLQELSKKMNEKPKTVMYSK, from the coding sequence ATGTCAAGTGATCGTTATGGGCTGTTAATTGATTATGAGTTTTGCACCGGCTGCCACGCCTGTGAGGTTGCCTGCAAAAAGGAATTGAATTTAGTAGTGGGTCAGTGGGGACTTAAAGTCTATCAGGATGGCCCGCGCAAGTTAGAGAACGGCAAATGGGAATACAACTTCTTGCCGGTTCCGACATCACTCTGCAACCTCTGTGCGGACAGAGTCAAGGAAGGCAGAAAGCCGACCTGTGTCCACCATTGCCAGGCCGGAGTTATCGAGTACGGTACGCTCCAGGAACTCAGCAAGAAGATGAATGAAAAACCAAAAACCGTTATGTATAGTAAATAA